A portion of the Calditrichota bacterium genome contains these proteins:
- a CDS encoding GWxTD domain-containing protein: protein MKKNNFLKWLFVFNLILGISFPVFFRDGFCQNSDQKPDSIAILQAQILQSPGQPELAFRLAELYLREEMLDQAEKLFRSLSEIDSFKVRALTGLGRSHFQRTPSKIIPLERLKELLKIDHRSKALKKFREALKINPDYLPAHYWMGRTYLLKDDVENLQRAKKEFLWIFEKKAAYRDLIYQIAYNYQKLKDFDNALKYFQKITEHDSDFGRSRIRMAEVYFEIGEYRKCSDNYFLGMEKLTDHDMLDYLFDEQKILLTKEEKKEFESAPYAEKKRVFIKFWKSRDPDPSTPENERLIEHFRRVKFARENFHFTAPPYYDDRGRIYIKYGKPDVRYNSPIGNLPVKDNESWSYESIQDGLVFDFVADGGYYRLAQDLTEAAMSGYGYNQRLILANELYQDRSHISKTYSRLATGFSQQRLNDYHISRNEALDKYPGELFRPANEKKFRFPFITRWSQFKGEGGLTRVEFYTSFPGMALKLNPFDDKPEKNVDFYIELDDTDFRTILDEHKRLRYKIRNPQKLRDHQFVFQDNYSLKPEIYQAAFVLTDVETATKGVKRRQLRVRNFSGDSLMVSSLQLSAEIKPKTKNSNKTFVKNDLEVDPYTFKRVMRKTPIYLYFEIYNLKKDEDGNTHYKVVYKIETIKPERSFWQKTFGAVGRIFGGTKKSSITLSGEHMGDSKDAVEFIAFDLKNLERGEQILRVTVTDLISGESKSDQLDMILIE from the coding sequence ATGAAAAAAAATAATTTTTTGAAATGGCTTTTTGTCTTTAATTTAATTCTGGGGATAAGTTTTCCTGTTTTTTTTAGGGATGGCTTTTGCCAAAATAGTGATCAGAAGCCCGATTCAATCGCCATTTTGCAAGCGCAGATTTTGCAATCTCCGGGCCAGCCGGAGTTAGCATTTCGCTTAGCAGAGCTTTATCTGCGCGAGGAAATGCTTGACCAGGCAGAGAAGCTTTTCCGATCGTTGTCTGAAATTGATTCTTTTAAAGTTCGCGCTCTGACCGGTCTCGGCAGGTCCCATTTTCAGCGCACGCCCAGCAAAATCATTCCTTTGGAGCGTCTGAAAGAATTGTTGAAAATTGACCACCGCTCCAAGGCATTGAAAAAATTCAGAGAAGCGTTGAAAATTAATCCGGACTACCTCCCGGCGCATTATTGGATGGGGCGGACCTATTTGCTGAAAGATGATGTTGAAAATTTGCAGAGAGCAAAAAAGGAATTTCTGTGGATTTTTGAGAAAAAAGCGGCTTATCGTGATTTAATTTATCAAATTGCTTATAATTATCAAAAATTGAAAGATTTTGATAATGCACTCAAATATTTCCAAAAAATCACCGAGCACGACTCAGATTTTGGCAGATCAAGAATTCGTATGGCAGAAGTCTATTTCGAAATCGGCGAGTACCGCAAGTGCAGCGATAATTATTTCCTGGGCATGGAAAAATTGACCGATCACGATATGCTGGATTATTTGTTCGATGAGCAGAAAATCCTTTTGACCAAGGAAGAAAAAAAAGAATTTGAGTCTGCACCTTACGCAGAAAAAAAACGTGTTTTCATCAAATTTTGGAAAAGCCGGGATCCGGATCCGAGCACGCCGGAAAACGAGCGGCTGATTGAGCACTTTCGTCGCGTGAAATTTGCTCGGGAAAATTTCCATTTCACAGCGCCGCCGTATTATGATGATCGGGGGCGAATTTACATCAAGTACGGCAAACCGGATGTGCGTTACAATTCTCCCATCGGAAATTTGCCGGTGAAAGATAATGAATCCTGGTCTTACGAATCGATACAGGATGGACTGGTTTTTGATTTTGTCGCTGACGGCGGGTACTATCGTCTGGCGCAGGATTTGACGGAAGCGGCAATGTCCGGCTACGGGTACAATCAGCGGCTGATTTTGGCGAATGAATTATATCAGGATCGCAGTCATATCAGCAAGACTTACTCCAGACTCGCCACCGGTTTTTCGCAGCAGAGATTGAATGACTACCACATTTCACGCAACGAAGCGCTGGACAAATATCCGGGCGAGCTCTTCCGCCCGGCAAATGAGAAAAAATTTCGCTTCCCTTTCATCACGCGCTGGTCCCAATTCAAAGGAGAAGGGGGTTTGACGCGTGTGGAATTTTACACTTCCTTTCCCGGCATGGCGCTGAAACTTAACCCGTTCGATGACAAACCGGAAAAGAACGTCGATTTTTATATTGAACTTGACGACACAGATTTTCGGACGATTTTGGACGAGCACAAACGACTGCGCTACAAAATTCGTAATCCGCAAAAATTGCGCGATCATCAATTTGTTTTTCAGGATAATTATTCATTGAAGCCGGAAATTTATCAGGCGGCTTTTGTGCTGACCGATGTGGAAACAGCCACCAAAGGGGTGAAGCGTCGGCAATTGCGCGTCAGAAATTTTTCGGGTGATTCCCTGATGGTGAGCAGTTTGCAGCTTTCAGCGGAAATCAAACCGAAAACTAAAAATTCCAACAAGACTTTTGTCAAAAATGATCTCGAAGTTGATCCCTACACTTTCAAGCGCGTAATGCGCAAAACGCCAATTTATCTCTATTTTGAAATTTACAATTTAAAAAAAGATGAGGACGGGAATACCCATTACAAAGTGGTTTACAAAATAGAGACCATCAAGCCGGAGCGTAGCTTCTGGCAAAAGACGTTTGGCGCGGTTGGGCGAATTTTTGGCGGCACCAAAAAAAGCTCCATTACGCTCTCCGGCGAACACATGGGAGACAGCAAGGATGCCGTTGAATTTATTGCATTCGATCTGAAAAATCTGGAGCGCGGTGAGCAAATTTTGCGTGTGACGGTAACGGATTTGATTTCCGGGGAATCGAAAAGCGATCAATTGGACATGATTTTGATTGAATAA